In the genome of Malania oleifera isolate guangnan ecotype guangnan chromosome 5, ASM2987363v1, whole genome shotgun sequence, the window tatttatatataaatatcttggaggagatatttttagattacttaagggctaagttgtgtttattatataactctctctctctctctctctctctctctctctctctctctctctctctctctctctctctctctctctctctctaaatcgtgaattcactctttctctctctctatgatctTGGGCGGCTCGTTGCCCAAATTAATGATCCAACGTTGCTATGTGAATCAGTGGGTGAATCTCTACAAGTCCTATGGAGTAGAATCTCGATTTGAGGATTTCTGGATTTTTACCCCAAAGTTGAGATAGGGTCGAAATAAGCCTAGTGACTTGTAGATTTGTACTAAATAGGGTAATATTGATGTATAGTCTttcggttttaggatttgggaaaCCATGTGGCTGTTTTGAGCCATTTGGAGTCATGTTTCAGtattcaggaacaggtaaggggatttgtttatatcagttatttttaaaatctgatcTAGTAGAACTGTAGTTTATATTTatacggatgttttggttacttgtttggaaaatttcaccGGGTGAGATTGCTAGTTTTTCGGGTGtacaatttttgagaaaattagggtttcgggtatagtCTTCGTTTCTTTCGGAAAATcgtttatttgaataaaactaaagTATAGAGATGATGGTACCTTTATTTTATGTTAAACTATATTTCTGGATCAATTATCATATGATTGTTTAATTATCCAAATAGGTGTGGCAGGAAAGGATATTTTGTGATGATTGAGTTGTGATGtgtttgaaatgaaatataggaactggagttccaaactATTTTCAAGAATGGTGGCTACTGATATGTCGGTTTCATTaccgtggggtcaataatgacatgacGGTTTGATTCCGTGGGGTCAAGACATTTCGAATTAATACCGTGGGGTCGTAAGACATGTCGGATTAATTCTGATGGTCGTAAATTATCGATTTATGCCAAAGAGTGTGAAACCACTAAATTTGTTCTAGTTCAATAccgtgggtcaataatgacatgcctaTTTGTTGGATTATGGTTACTAAAATGCCTGTTCAATaccgtggggtcaataatgaTATGCTGGTTTGCCAGATAATATCGAGGGTTGTGGAATGCTAGTTCAATATcatgggtcaataatgacatgtcaGTTTTCTGGATTATGGTTACTAAAACGCTTGTTCAATACCGTGGGATCAATAATGATATGCTGGTTTGCTAGATAATATCGAGGGTTGTGGAATGCTAGTTCAATAtcgtgggtcaataatgacatgtcaGTTTGCCGGATTATGGTTACTAAAATGCCGGTTCAATACCGTGGGGTTAATAATGACATGCCGATTTGCTAGATAATATCGAGGGTTGTGGAATGTCGATTCAATActgtgggtcaataatgacatgttGGTTTGCCGAATTATACTGatggttgtgaaatatactagaaatgtttgtgaaaatactggaaatgcgaAATGCTTTGTTTCTTATTGGAATAATATTCATCTGcctacacactgatataacctaattctcttttactaagaagtgtctcatcccaatcatacaAATCTGTTTCAAGTCCTTCAAGTAGTTGGACCTAGTGTTCTAGAGGGCTCTAGAGCATAGCATTCTATTAGTTTTTGTAAGTACTATTGTGAGTACTGAACTGTAGCCGGGATATCATTTTGGATTATGTTGGATACCTTGGGTTGATGTTTTATATTATGACAgacttagtactctggtatgaatgaatgtaataggttgaaatATATTCCTCTACATTATTCATGTGAATAGCGGTTGTGAGTAGGGTATTCGTGAGCCTTATCGGGTTAGACCCTCATATTTATTGGTAtcatggatgtttgtatgatacagataAAGATACAAGCTAGGTTCTTAGATCACACCCTAGGGCCCACTTTCAGGGTTTGGGCGTAGCAACTTGGTATccgagctaactaggttgttaggtcttgtagacttgctTAAACTTGATTAggtgaacataccagagtataggaatgtaaggaatgggtagattaagatatggGTAAAGTAGGTAGACGGTTATCTTGTAGCTAGATAGAGATTCATTGACGGTGTTGTgcatttttcctagaatgacgattttagtaaaatcacaactaaccatcgatggtttcttGTCAGTGCGGTGAGGCAGACCTAGACCTGAGTGTTTAGATGTTAACATGATTATTTTACAATGATTGTGTCAATTGTGCTATGAcataaaaatactaatatattCTTATCCtattttcataatggagcccaaggattaCAACTTGGATGGTAGCTTGGAGGGGACTTCGAGCGATGGGTCTTCTGCCGTGCCTTGAGGCTTGATTAAGCAGGTCTTACAGGAGATTGGTCAGAGTGTTAGGGGACAAGAACGTCCACCTACTGATATGGGTTGCACTATTGAGAAATTTACCCATATGCATCCTCCGATGTTCACTAGAGGATCTGACCCAATAGTGGCCGAGAACTAGGTGTAGAACACGGAGAAGGTATTGAAAGTTTTGCACTGCACAGACAAAAAGAGGGTTCTCTATACTACATTTCAATTAGCAAGTGaagttgagagatggtggactgttGTGAGTCTGCTGAAGGAGCAGAGGATCGGGCCAtcagagatgacatggagccgttttaaggaggtattcttcgagagatacttcctagCTTCCACCCGAGACGTGAAGGCAGATGAGTTCACAAGTCTAACCCGGGGAACCTTGACGGTGTAGAGATATGCAGCCAGGTACATCAAGCTATCTCGTTTTGCTCCATGCCTAATAtcaaatgagtatgagaagactcgaaggttcgagaagggtccaAAGAAGGATATCTGTAAATAGGTGGTAGTCCTGTAGATTTGGGAATTCGCTGTACTGGTGGATACAGCCACCATGGCTGAAGCTAGTCTAGGAttagaagaagaggccagcgccttcTAGTTCTCAAACTAGTGCTCGTCAGGGGCAATGGAAGAAGAATAACTATGGTGCTTGTAAATGATAGGAGGTCAAACCACAGGGTCCACAGGGGGATTCATCTCACGCACAGTGTCCTAGGTGTCATAGgtggcatgagggtgagtgcTGGCCATTCACGGGTAATTGTCACCATTGCGGCGAACAGGGTCACGTGGCATGAGTCTGTCGTGTGCCGATGAGTGCTACACGTATAATGAATCAATACAAGGGAAGTAACCATGTGCCCCAAGGAAATTTGTAGAGGAACACAGCTCAGACGAGAGTTTACTCGCTTACCCTTGCCGATGCAGAGAATGCGggcgacatggtgacaggtaccatgttattgctttcgaataaaactgttgtcttatttgattcaggatcaacccactcctttatatttgCAAACTTTGTTAAATTGTATGGGGTTAAAACCCGAGTGATGGATGCGGAATTGTCCGTGGTGACACCATCAGGGAGTATGGTGATATGTAGGAAGAAGTTGGGGgattatcctatagaaattcaggggaggaCGCTACCAGTGAATCTAGTAGTATTTGACATGTACCGATTTgatgttattctggggatggactggttatcctccagttttgCTGTCATTGACTGTAACAgtaaagaggtagtgttcagacctctggATGGATAAGAGTATaagttcatgggatcgtgtgtgcgctcGGCGCCACATATTCTATCTGCAATATAGGAaaaaaggttactcttggatgggtgtcaagggtacctagcatgtgtAAAGGAGTCACTATGGGATGAGTTAAAGCTCTAGGATATCTGAGTGGTTAATGAATTCCTGGATGTATTCCCAGAATACTTgcccggtttacctcctgatcgtgaggtggagttcgctattgaattgCTGCCAGGAAAGgtaccgatttctaaagctccatactagaTGGCTCCGAAAAAACTtaaagagttaaaggagcaattacAGCAAAtattggataaagggtttatcagacccagtATTTCACcttagggagctccagtgttgttcatgaaaaaaaaaaaagactggTCAATAAGGATATGCATTGACTACCAtaagattaacaaggtaacagtTAAGAACAGATACCCATTGCCttatatagatgatcttttttaaCAGCTTTAGGGAACGCAGGTcatctctaagatcgatctacgatcagggtatcatcaggtgaaggttaagtCTGAGGATGTGATAAAAACTGCTTTTCGAATCAGATATGGCCACTttgagtttctagtcatgccattcgggttgactaacGCTTCAGTGGTATTTatagacctaatgaacagggtttttcatgaatacctagatcaatttgtggtggtgcttattgacgatattctggtatactcaaggagtccgaaagagcatgaaaaccatctgaggttggtgcttcaGGTATTGTGGGAAAGGAAATTGaatgctaagctaaagaaatgtgagttttggttgga includes:
- the LOC131155978 gene encoding uncharacterized protein LOC131155978; its protein translation is MVLVNDRRSNHRVHRGIHLTHSVLGVIGGMRVSAGHSRVIVTIAANRRNTAQTRVYSLTLADAENAGDMVTGSTHSFIFANFVKLYGVKTRVMDAELSVVTPSGSMVICRKKLGDYPIEIQGRTLPVNLVVFDMYRFDVILGMDWLSSSFAVIDCNSKEVVFRPLDG